A window of the Eleutherodactylus coqui strain aEleCoq1 chromosome 8, aEleCoq1.hap1, whole genome shotgun sequence genome harbors these coding sequences:
- the LOC136578041 gene encoding uncharacterized protein, whose translation MADGEDSAVCAAPLETIKMPWTSQEIIKFIPYVFSEVGEGTPGAAQDDITSTFSSGKTEKGRRNIIQEDEKDFPEDTSRENGFQRLAIPIILIIMVLITFLGVDEVANRGKNGNVTSTPATSSHYPAYSTSTVGIKWTETSRTPQVHTTHHFTTKENSTTIQYTSTLTPVSTSHYPENNSTTVGINQTKPSTTPQQFTAQSTSTEETSTADLYTPDQGSSTTNLTSPTSLPGITTEGLDHNTTTLVTNHTLTTMLVQENTSPNSTIGENPTTGHEITSSTLENSTSLYTSSLLPESSSHYPEYNTTTVGINRTETTTTAQWFTEYNNTTEETSTTDEYTSYPGSSTSNLTSPTSLPGITTEGSDLNITTLVSSQTEATTSGPGNTNTDSTVGKNPTAGLDITTSSMENSTSLHTSSLLPESSSHYPDYNTTTVGINWTETTTQQDYTIQNTATQQDYTIQTITTKDISTTEQYTLDPESSMSNLTSPSSLPGTTTEGLDHNTTTLVNSHTSTTMLVQESTIPNSTIGENPTTGNAITTSTMENSTSLYTSSFLPESSSHYPDYNTTTVGINRTETTTPEDYTIQNTTPQDISTTDQYTSDPGSSMSNLTSPTSLPGITTEGLDHTTTTLVTSHTLTTMLVQENTNPNSTIGENPTTSHEITTSTMENVTSLYTSSLLPESSSHYPEYNTTTVGINRTDTSTPQQNAIHSTAVEEIYTTNQYTSDPESSKSNLTSLTSLPGTTTEDSDHNTTTRVPSQTKETTLVPGNPNSTTGKNHTAGLDITTSNMEDLTSLHTSTLLLESSSHYPEYNTTTVGINRTETTTPQQNTIQNTTTQDISTTYQYTSHPESSRSNLTSPTSLPGITTEGLHHNTTTLVSSHTLTTMLVQENRSTNSTIGENPTTGHEITTSTMENSTNLYTSSLLPESSSHYPECKKGLKKAVHRSEDCWQNELMASWS comes from the exons atggcagacggggaggactctgCAGTCTGCGCCGCGCCGTTGGAGACCATCAAGatgccgtggaccag TCAAGAAATTATTAAATTCATTCCATATGTTTTCTCAGAGGTTGGAGAAGGAACTCCTGGAGCTGCACAAGATGACATTACAAGTACCTTCAGCAGTGGAAAAACTGAGAAAGGAAGAAGAAATATCATCCAG GAGGATGAGAAAGATTTTCCAGAAGACACAAGCAGGGAAAACGGCTTTCAG aggctggcaaTCCCTATTATCCTGATTATCATGGTACTTATTACTTTTCTTGGAGTAGATGAGGTGGCAAATAgaggaaaaaatggaaatgtcACATCAACTCCTGCCACCTCCAGCCACTACCCAGCGTACAGCACCAGTACTGTAGGGATCAAATGGACAGAAACCTCCAGAACCCCTCAAGTACATACAACCCATCATTTCACAACAAAAGAAAATTCCACAACAATTCAGTACACATCAACACTAACCCCAGTAAGTACCAGCCACTATCCAGAGAACAACAGCACCACTGTAGGGATCAACCAGACAAAACCGTCTACTACTCCACAACAGTTCACAGCACAAAGCACTTCAACAGAAGAGACTTCCACAGCCGATCTCTACACTCCAGATCAAGGAAGCTCCACGACTAATCTTACCTCCCCCACCTCATTACCAggaattactactgagggcttagATCATAACACCACCACACTGGTAACCAATCACACCTTAACCACCATGTTAGTTCAAGAAAATACAAGCCCTAATTCAACCATTGGAGAGAATCCAACGACTGGTCATGAAATAACATCCTCAACTTTGGAAAATTCCACGAGTCTGTATACATCTTCATTACTTCCGGAAAGTTCCAGTCACTATCCAGAGTACAACACCACCACTGTAGGGATCAACCGGACAGAAACTACTACTACTGCACAATGGTTTACAGAATATAATAATACAACAGAAGAAACATCCACAACTGATGAATACACATCATATCCTGGAAGCTCTACGAGTAATCTTACCTCCCCCACCTCATTACCAGGAATAACTACTGAGGGCTCAGATCTTAACATCACCACACTGGTATCCAGTCAAACTGAGGCAACCACATCAGGCCCAGGAAATACCAATACAGATTCAACCGTTGGAAAAAATCCAACAGCTGGTCTTGATATAACCACATCAAGTATGGAAAATTCCACAAGCCTGCATACATCTTCATTACTTCCGGAAAGTTCCAGTCACTATCCAGACTACAACACCACCACTGTAGGGATCAACTGGACAGAAACTACTACTCAACAAGACTATACAATACAGAATACTGCAACGCAACAAGACTATACAATACAGACTATTACAACAAAAGACATTTCCACCACCGAGCAATACACATTAGATCCAGAAAGTTCTATGAGTAATCTTACATCCCCCTCCTCATTACCAGGAACTACTACTGAGGGCTTAGATCATAACACTACCACACTGGTTAACAGTCATACCTCAACTACCATGTTAGTTCAAGAAAGTACAATTCCTAATTCAACCATTGGAGAGAATCCAACGACTGGTAATGCAATAACCACCTCAACTATGGAAAACTCCACGAGTCTGTATACATCTTCATTCCTTCCGGAAAGTTCCAGTCACTATCCAGACTACAACACCACCACTGTAGGGATTAACCGGACAGAAACTACTACTCCAGAAGACTATACAATACAGAATACTACACCGCAAGACATTTCTACCACCGATCAATACACATCAGATCCAGGAAGTTCTATGAGTAATCTTACCTCCCCCACTTCATTACCAggaattactactgagggcttagATCATACCACTACCACACTGGTAACCAGTCATACCTTAACTACCATGTTAGTTCAAGAAAATACAAATCCAAATTCAACCATTGGAGAGAATCCAACGACTAGTCATGAAATAACCACCTCAACTATGGAAAATGTCACGAGTCTGTATACATCTTCATTACTTCCGGAAAGTTCCAGTCACTATCCAGAGTACAACACCACCACTGTAGGGATCAACAGGACAGACACTTCTACTCCACAACAGAATGCTATACATAGTACTGCAGTGGAAGAAATTTACACCACCAATCAATACACATCAGATCCAGAAAGCTCCAAGAGTAATCTTACTTCCCTCACCTCATTACCAGGAACTACTACTGAGGACTCAGATCATAACACCACAACCCGAGTACCCAGTCAAACTAAGGAAACTACATTAGTTCCGGGAAATCCAAATTCAACCACTGGAAAAAATCATACAGCTGGTCTTGATATAACCACATCAAATATGGAAGATTTGACAAGTCTGCATACATCTACATTACTTCTGGAAAGTTCCAGTCACTATCCAGAGTACAACACCACCACTGTAGGGATCAACCGGACAGAAACTACTACTCCACAACAGAATACAATACAGAATACTACAACGCAAGACATTTCCACCACCTATCAATATACATCGCATCCAGAAAGTTCAAGGAGTAATCTTACTTCCCCCACCTCATTACCAggaattactactgagggcttaCATCATAACACTACCACACTGGTATCCAGTCATACCTTAACTACTATGTTAGTTCAAGAAAATAGAAGTACAAATTCAACCATTGGAGAGAACCCAACGACTGGTCATGAAATAACCACCTCAACTATGGAAAATTCTACAAATCTGTATACATCTTCATTACTTCCGGAAAGTTCCAGTCACTATCCAGA GTGTAAAAAGGGTTTGAAGAAAGCCGTTCACCGATCAGAGGACTGTTGGCAGAATGAGCTGATGGCCAGTTGGTCCTAG